The following are from one region of the Aspergillus luchuensis IFO 4308 DNA, chromosome 4, nearly complete sequence genome:
- a CDS encoding BRcat and Rcat domain-containing protein (COG:O;~EggNog:ENOG410PNWN;~InterPro:IPR031127,IPR002867,IPR044066,IPR017907;~PFAM:PF01485;~go_function: GO:0004842 - ubiquitin-protein transferase activity [Evidence IEA];~go_process: GO:0016567 - protein ubiquitination [Evidence IEA]) has protein sequence MTAFNVKDLAARAAQRLAEHRQKTEARGSTFSTEPLPMDRVSSLDTNSMRTMSHSEDEHRHKSKMSRLVQKVRGRFSKRLAKREVIDEPCACCLDIMPAECLISMPCQHKYCSRCLKKLVFTVMPEEGLFPPRCCKQKIPTEVILPVLTPKERTVYFAKVQEYATPARERWYCPAPTCGRFIPPKHLNSKLSSQSCPYCSTTFCSGCRCPEYNNSTSTGKKDPGFMAVFEDPRLGKAQRGLKCGSLVDLLFNCDHVTCRCKAQVCNLCRNPWLSCTCAKPGQRPIDFLTFIIGHSGVNKDQEAELAAVVAAILCNERLRDEELAKTQSGMKEKAGSANRSRASLLIPQQATRARRVS, from the exons ATGACTGCGTTTAACGTCAAAGATCTGGCTGCGCGCGCTGCCCAGCGCCTCGCGGAACACCGCCAAAAGACCGAGGCCCGTGGCAGCACTTTCAGTACGGAGCCACTGCCCATGGACCGTGTCTCGAGTCTGGACACCAATTCAATGAGAACCATGTCACATAGTGAAGACGAACACCGCCACAAGTCGAAGATGAGTCGGCTTGTGCAGAAGGTTCGAGGGCGGTTCTCGAAGCGTCTTGCGAAGAGGGAGGTAATCGACGA ACCCTGCGCATGCTGCTTGGATATCATGCCTGCGGAATGCCTGATCAGCATGCCGTGTCAGCACAAGTACTGCAGCAGATGCTTGAAGAAGTTGGTGTTCACAGTTATGCCGGAGGAAGGACTGTTCCCACCCAGATGCTGCAAGCAGAAGATCCCAACGGAGGTCATCCTCCCCGTGCTGACACCGAAGGAGAGGACGGTATATTTCGCCAAGGTGCAGGAGTATGCGACCCCAGCCAGAGAACGCTGGTACTGTCCTGCGCCGACGTGCGGCCGGTTCATCCCACCGAAGCATCTGAACAGCAAGCTCTCGTCTCAAAGCTGCCCATACTGCAGCACGACGTTCTGCTCTGGCTGCAGATGCCCGGAGTACAATAATAGTACCTCGACTGGGAAGAAAGATCCGGGCTTTATGGCCGTCTTCGAAGATCCGCGACTCGGTAAAGCACAGAGGGGTCTCAAATGTGGCTCTTTGGTGGACCTCTTGTTCAATTGTGATCACGTTACGTGTCGGTGCAAGGCACAAGTTTG TAACCTCTGTCGCAATCCATGGCTATCGTGCACTTGCGCCAAACCAGGTCAACGGCCCATCGACTTCCTCACCTTTATCATCGGCCACAGCGGCGTGAATAAAGACCAGGAGGCCGAACTCGCCGCAGTGGTGGCTGCCATCCTATGCAACGAAAGGTTGCGGGATGAAGAATTGGCAAAGACCCAAAGCGGCATGAAGGAAAAGGCGGGAAGCGCTAACAGAAGTCGGGCAAGTCTGCTGATACCGCAGCAGGCGACTCGGGCTAGGAGGGTTTCCTAG
- a CDS encoding 3-hydroxyacyl-CoA dehydrogenase family protein (COG:I;~EggNog:ENOG410PKJI;~InterPro:IPR006176,IPR006180,IPR022694,IPR006108, IPR036291,IPR008927;~PFAM:PF00725,PF02737;~go_function: GO:0003857 - 3-hydroxyacyl-CoA dehydrogenase activity [Evidence IEA];~go_function: GO:0016491 - oxidoreductase activity [Evidence IEA];~go_function: GO:0070403 - NAD+ binding [Evidence IEA];~go_process: GO:0006631 - fatty acid metabolic process [Evidence IEA];~go_process: GO:0055114 - oxidation-reduction process [Evidence IEA]), which yields MLSSSLRSLCHRGPSMASRAFSTSSAVHAAEVKSLGVIGAGQMGLGIALVAAQKAQVPVTLIDNSQASIDKGLKFADKLLDKDVSKERLTRDAADAARARITPSLKMDDLSTVDFVIEAVPEIPDLKTSIFSKLAQIAPKHAILATNTSSISITKIAAATTTDPRDLQAPSRVISTHFMNPVPVQKGVEIIAGLQTSQETKDTAIAFVQRMGKVASVSADSPGFLANRILMPYINEAIICLETGVGGREDIDNIMKTGTNVPMGPLVLADFIGLDTCLAIMNVLHQETGDSKYRPSGLLKRMVDAGWLGKKSGKGFYDY from the exons ATGCTGTCTTCATCATTGCGCTCTCTCTGCCACCGGGGCCCCTCAATGGCCTCGCGGGCCTTCAGCACCTCGTCCGCCGTCCATGCTGCCGAGGTTAAGTCGCTGGGTGTGATAGGAGCTGGGCAGATG GGATTAGGAATTGCTCTAGTAGCTGCCCAGAAAGCCCAAGTCCCAGTGACCCTTATCGACAACTCCCAAGCTTCCATCGACAAGGGACTCAAGTTTGCCG ACAAGCTCCTCGACAAAGATGTATCCAAAGAACGTCTCACCCGGGACGCCGCCGACGCCGCCCGGGCGCGCATCACCCCGAGTCTGAAAATGGACGACCTTTCCACCGTCGACTTCGTCATCGAAGCCGTCCCCGAGATCCCCGACCTCAAGACCTCTATATTCTCAAAACTCGCCCAAATTGCTCCTAAACACGCCATCCTCGCGACcaacacctcctccatctccatcaccaagatCGCAGCCGCCACCACAACAGACCCCAGGGACCTGCAGGCCCCCTCGCGCGTCATCTCCACGCACTTCATGAACCCAGTCCCCGTGCAAAAGGGCGTAGAGATCATCGCTGGCTTACAAACCTCCCAGGAAACAAAGGACACCGCTATCGCTTTCGTCCAGCGTATGGGCAAAGTCGCTTCTGTTTCTGCGGACTCGCCTGGTTTCCTGGCCAACCGGATCCTCATGCCGTATATCAATGAGGCGATCATCTGTTTAGAGACCGGCGTCGGTGGTCGTGAGGATATTGATAACATCATGAAGACGGGCACAAATGTGCCTATGGGTCCCTTGGTGCTGGCGGACTTTATCGGTCTGGATACTTGTCTCGCTATCATGAATGTCTTGCATCAGGAGACTGGTGATAGTAAGTATCGGCCGTCCGGGCTGTTGAAGCGTATGGTTGATGCTGGGTGGCTGGGCAAGAAGTCTGGAAAGGGCTTCTACGACTATtaa
- a CDS encoding uncharacterized protein (COG:T;~EggNog:ENOG410PHR3;~InterPro:IPR025875,IPR001611,IPR003591,IPR032675;~PFAM:PF12799;~go_function: GO:0005515 - protein binding [Evidence IEA]): protein MDNPQKTPSRPSGIPRLASRLPLPTSAANKSLRPSPSREKLQTDPGLHASRLSRPSQEPVFKKPLPKYTVPKKPIGTQRQERDISQTRTSDAGGTEPEGAPNNKSLYLEADYAPAHDAEPRGRTRPSLSERTIETLSQIPPSPRPQSRQSSSFFGATSPMRSPSRPPSAMTSYSRSPSRSSSRQPSGSDYLSRPSSSMRLPSRSGPSFSANSAASDQSSIPNTDSPSKLKPPSTRITPYGRKSDVTSASNPRQAPTRVSTRPAEPTVDAPQERLEVKKTRKVQQSLSAQRPSLMGTRSPSAKSTSSDLTPEQQTEMETRKVSKSSSALRESIAKAKAARKAEAQKAAKPTTAADGFNFDTEDPFNQGPKDPNHGLLRKRIDAGRTSGHLNIAAMSLKELPKEVMTMYDFDTNSTSDWYESVDLVKFIAADNEFTELPDDAFPDIDAHELDPEVDERGNQFGGLELLDLHGNILQSLPIGLRRLERLHTLNLTNNNLSMDDINVVMDLSTLRDLRLARNKLQGGLTPDIGRLCNLEVLELHENSLTELPGELAKLASLRVLNVGNNQLSTLPFEELHMLPLKELHAPKNKLKGTLLPASVPKFETLQILDVASNALVSLSENNGLELPNLQTLAINTNRIQSLPDVSSWQALLTLLAEDNSLSELPHGFTDLKNVRNVDFTGNDISRLNEKIGLMESLVTFRIANNPLRERKFLSMNTEDLKRDLRNRCEPEPQDTDDEGSVATQFTLAPETPVQTASWQIKSGGVVDRSYTDLRDVEVQELERIDFPEVRCLQLQHNELQCFPVPALSMLASNLADLDLSNNPLNTASLFSGPLSLPSLQNLTITAAGLTTLEPLLNSLTAPDLTYLDVSSNRLSGPLPAMRRSYPNLTTLLASDNRISSLDFEAVQGLQVLDVGNNDIGVLPPKLGLLRAEGSSKNWGNGSPLRRFEVAGNSFRVPRWQVVAKGTDAVLEWLKDRISEDELREWESGDESNDE, encoded by the coding sequence ATGGATAACCCACAGAAGACCCCCAGCCGACCGAGTGGCATACCTCGCTTGGCCTCCAGATTACCTCTACCGACGTCTGCCGCCAATAAATCCCTGcgtccctccccctcacgCGAGAAGCTACAAACCGATCCAGGTCTCCATGCCAGTCGTTTGAGTAGACCTTCTCAGGAGCCCGTCTTCAAAAAGCCCCTACCGAAATACACGGTGCCAAAGAAGCCCATAGGTACTCAGCGACAAGAAAGAGATATCTCGCAGACAAGGACAAGCGATGCGGGGGGAACAGAACCCGAAGGGGCACCAAACAACAAATCCCTTTATCTGGAGGCCGACTATGCACCGGCTCATGATGCAGAGCCTCGGGGTCGCACACGACCATCACTGTCCGAACGAACAATCGAGACTCTTTCCCAAATCCCTCCTTCGCCTAGACCGCAGAGCAGACAATCCAGTAGTTTCTTCGGCGCAACTAGTCCCATGCGCTCGCCGTCTCGTCCGCCGTCTGCAATGACAAGCTATTCAAGGTCGCCGTCAAGGTCATCTTCTCGCCAGCCAAGTGGTAGCGACTACCTTTCCCGTCCATCCTCGTCCATGCGTCTTCCGTCGAGGAGTGGTCCATCGTTTTCTGCGAACAGTGCAGCATCCGACCAAAGCTCCATTCCAAACACGGATAGTCCATCGAAACTGAAACCGCCTTCTACCAGGATAACACCCTACGGCCGGAAAAGCGACGTGACATCCGCTTCCAACCCTCGTCAAGCACCTACCAGGGTGTCTACGAGGCCCGCAGAACCTACTGTAGATGCTCCGCAGGAACGCCTCGAAGTGAAGAAAACCCGGAAGGTCCAGCAGAGTCTCTCGGCCCAGAGGCCATCCTTGATGGGTACACGGTCGCCATCGGCAAAATCCACTTCATCAGATCTTACTCCGGAACAGCAGACTGAGATGGAAACAAGAAAGGTCTCGAAATCATCTAGCGCCCTGAGGGAAAGTATCGCAAAGGCGAAAGCCGCGCGCAAGGCCGAGGCTCAGAAAGCCGCGAAGCCGACAACTGCAGCCGATGGGTTCAATTTTGATACGGAAGATCCGTTCAACCAAGGTCCTAAGGATCCAAACCATGGACTCCTGCGAAAGCGCATTGATGCAGGTCGAACTTCCGGTCACTTGAATATCGCGGCTATGTCTCTCAAAGAATTGCCGAAAGAAGTCATGACAATGTACGACTTCGATACCAATTCCACCTCCGATTGGTATGAAAGTGTGGACCTTGTTAAGTTTATCGCTGCGGATAACGAATTCACGGAGCTCCCCGATGATGCATTTCCCGATATCGATGCTCACGAGCTAGACCCAGAAGTTGACGAAAGGGGAAATCAATTTGGCGGGCTCGAACTTTTAGACCTTCATGGCAATATTCTGCAATCGCTACCAATAGGCCTCAGAAGGCTGGAGCGGCTGCACACCCTGAACCTAACAAACAACAATCTCAGTATGGACGACATAAATGTTGTTATGGACCTATCAACACTCAGGGATCTGAGACTTGCCAGGAACAAGCTTCAAGGAGGTCTCACCCCGGATATCGGACGCCTTTGCAACCTGGAAGTACTGGAATTGCACGAGAACTCATTAACAGAGCTTCCTGGAGAGCTAGCAAAACTGGCTTCCCTCCGAGTCTTAAACGTGGGAAATAACCAGTTAAGCACTCTACCATTCGAAGAATTGCACATGCTCCCTCTCAAGGAGCTCCACGCCCCGAAAAACAAATTGAAGGGGACTCTCTTGCCAGCTTCTGTGCCAAAATTCGAGACACTACAAATCTTGGACGTAGCCAGCAACGCATTGGTGAGCCTCTCGGAGAACAATGGCCTCGAACTTCCCAATTTGCAGACTCTAGCAATCAACACGAACCGCATTCAATCTCTACCTGACGTTTCATCGTGGCAAGCTCTCCTGACCTTGTTAGCGGAAGATAACAGTTTATCAGAACTTCCTCACGGGTTCACTGACCTGAAAAATGTCAGGAATGTGGACTTCACTGGTAACGATATCTCAAGATTGAACGAAAAGATCGGCTTGATGGAGAGTCTCGTCACCTTCCGCATAGCCAATAATCCCCTGCGGGAGCGCAAGTTTCTGAGCATGAACACGGAGGACCTGAAGCGCGATTTGCGTAACCGATGCGAACCGGAACCGCAAGATACAGACGACGAAGGTTCTGTTGCGACTCAGTTTACGTTGGCGCCAGAAACACCGGTCCAGACGGCCTCCTGGCAAATCAAGTCTGGTGGTGTCGTCGACAGGTCCTACACCGATCTGCGGGATGTAGAAGTACAGGAGTTGGAACGCATCGATTTCCCCGAAGTCCGATGCCTCCAATTACAACACAACGAATTACAATGCTTCCCTGTTCCAGCACTCAGCATGCTCGCATCTAACCTAGCCGACCTGGATCTTTCGAATAATCCGCTCAATACTGCATCTCTCTTCTCAGGgcccctttcccttccctctcttcagAATCTCACCATAACCGCTGCCGGCTTGACTACACTTGAGCCGCTATTAAATAGCCTTACTGCTCCAGATCTCACCTACCTAGATGTCTCATCCAACCGCCTCTCCGGACCGCTTCCTGCCATGCGCCGGAGCTACCCGAACCTGACAACATTACTGGCTTCTGACAACCGAATCAGCAGTCTCGACTTTGAAGCTGTGCAGGGCCTACAGGTTCTAGACGTAGGAAACAACGATATTGGCGTCCTGCCGCCGAAGCTCGGCCTGTTAAGGGCCGAAGGGTCTAGCAAGAACTGGGGCAATGGCTCACCCTTGCGACGCTTCGAAGTGGCAGGAAACAGTTTCCGGGTTCCGCGTTGGCAGGTGGTAGCCAAGGGGACCGATGCGGTTCTCGAATGGCTCAAAGATCGTATCTCTGAAGATGAACTACGCGAGTGGGAATCGGGCGACGAATCGAACGATGAGTAA
- a CDS encoding uncharacterized protein (COG:I;~EggNog:ENOG410PKJI;~InterPro:IPR016024,IPR026907;~PFAM:PF13324;~go_process: GO:0051726 - regulation of cell cycle [Evidence IEA]), which produces MSQKLQSTLTTSLTLLEQFQGALASPSSDISSSTDLSAKDALPLLSAASTTLKSQATKLSLLTITSPFTPSAVTSVINALNESVLPSLVAAALLVTPAHHTKAFQSEVHALTQTALKETTVLLQEVQTVASKADDAQKKEAGLSQSEKDAVTVAAGRLWDSCDVLIDIAAKGVVGFVVRRVEEWRDLVRDAVQEIEEWDPDEEGDDFFDDLLSDDGKGKADEDDDEEDDDDDDEVTAALHEQKKSALRILKPVSQIYPTITANRLKKTSDSPSLVGKLENLMKYLQRIPGHIDEVAGALYEANIEKSLEYMRKTKDCAVKAVDLASLPLDVTDSADAPQEKEDKFTTWARTWLKVMDQVSKSVIDATH; this is translated from the coding sequence ATGTCGCAGAAACTCCAATCCACCTTGACGACGAGCTTGACGCTCCTGGAACAATTCCAGGGTGCCCTTGCCTCCCCTTCCAGCGatatttcctcttccaccgacCTCTCCGCAAAAGATGCTTtacccctcctctccgccgcgTCGACAACCCTGAAGTCGCAAGCCACCAAGCTCTCGCTCCTCACGATTACTTctcccttcaccccctctGCTGTCACGAGTGTTATCAACGCCTTGAATGAGTCTGTGTTGCCCTCCCTGGTCGCCGCAGCACTCCTCGTCACCCCGGCCCATCACACCAAGGCGTTTCAATCCGAAGTGCATGCTTTGACCCAAACGGCACTGAAAGAAACGACAGTACTACTTCAGGAGGTACAGACGGTTGCGAGCAAGGCGGATGATgcccagaagaaggaagccggCTTGTCGCAGTCAGAGAAGGATGCGGTCACGGTGGCGGCCGGGCGCTTGTGGGACTCCTGCGATGTCCTGATCGATATCGCAGCGAAGGGTGTGGTCGGGTTTGTGGTTCGACGTGTGGAGGAATGGAGAGATCTTGTACGGGATGCGGtccaggagattgaggagtgGGATcccgatgaggagggcgatgaTTTCTTCGATGACCTTTTGAGCGATGACGGGAAGGGCAaggccgatgaggatgacgatgaggaggatgatgacgatgatgatgaggttaCGGCAGCTCTTCACGAGCAGAAGAAGTCGGCTCTCCGGATCCTTAAACCGGTCTCCCAGATATACCCCACCATCACGGCCAATCGACTAAAGAAAACTTCCGATTCGCCATCACTCGTCGGCAAGTTGGAAAACCTGATGAAGTATCTGCAGCGTATTCCTGGCCATATTGACGAGGTAGCCGGCGCGTTGTACGAGGCGAACATAGAGAAATCCCTCGAATACATGCGCAAGACAAAGGATTGCGCCGTCAAGGCCGTCGACCTAGCTAGTCTTCCCTTGGATGTGACTGATTCTGCCGATGCGCCgcaagagaaggaggacaaGTTCACCACTTGGGCCAGGACTTGGCTGAAGGTCATGGACCAAGTTAGCAAGTCTGTTATCGACGCGACGCACTGA
- the arp6 gene encoding actin family protein (COG:Z;~EggNog:ENOG410PI18;~InterPro:IPR030054,IPR004000,IPR043129;~PFAM:PF00022;~go_component: GO:0005634 - nucleus [Evidence IEA];~go_process: GO:0006338 - chromatin remodeling [Evidence IEA]): MGTTKPRPSGRASVAKVQSLPDKTFVIDNGAYTLKAGYAPDSAPPEDQSKALAACTEIPNAIVKTRGNKIYVGSQLNTHVTDWNEMMFRRPVEKGYIVNWEAQKEIWEYSFFDEKTVRSKDLRITDPEDTTLLLTEAPNALPALQKNADEIVMEEWGFGGYLRCVGPSMNAWNDVQSLFGDPIVQEANTTVSPKECLLVVDSGYSHTTVTPIYKGQPLQRAIRRLDLGGKHLTNYLKEMVSVRQYNMVDETYIMNEVKEAVCFVSNNFVGDMEQTWKGNRKRGLPDPSEGVMVDYVLPDPNAGKKGFMRPHDALLNAKKRKGGLSGASTEALSEDALVLGNERFAVPEILFTPSDIGMKQAGIPDIIMQSLSVLPTGLHPAFLANVLVVGGNALLPGFVDRL; this comes from the exons ATGGGCACCACAAAACCTCGCCCTTCCGGCAGGGCCTCCGTCGCCAAGGTCCAATCTCTCCCCGACAAGACATTCGTCATCGATAATGGCGCATACACCCTGAAGGCCGGCTATGCGCCGGACTCTGCACCTCCAGAGGACCAATCGAAAGCGCTCGCAGCTTGCACCGAAATTCCAAATGCGATCGTCAAGACCCGTGGCAACAAGATCTACGTCGGCTCTCAGCTGAACACACATGTGACGGACTGGAACGAGATGATGTTTCGTCGTCCCGTTGAGAAGGGCTACATTGTCAACTGGGAGGCTCAGAAGGAGATTTGGGAGTACTCGTTTTTCGATGAGAAGACCGTGCGCAGTAAGGATCTGCGGATTACGGATCCCGAGGACACGACGTTGTTGTTGACGGAGGCGCCGAATGCATTGCCGGCGCTGCAGAAGAATGCAGATGAGATTGTCATGGAGGAGTGGGGGTTTGGAGGGTATCTTAGATGCGTTG GACCATCGATGAACGCTTGGAATGATGTCCAGTCGCTGTTCGGGGATCCTATTGTGCAGGAGGCAAACACAACGGTGTCTCCAAAGGAATGCTTATTGGTGGTCGATTCGGGTTACTCTCACACCACCGTGACACCGATTTACAAAGGACAGCCGCTTCAACGCGCCATTCGCAGACTCGACCTTGGTGGCAAGCATCTTACGAACTACCTGAAGGAAATGGTTTCAGTACGGCAGTACAACATGGTGGACGAGACTTATATCATGAATGAGGTTAAGGAAGCTGTCTGCTTCGTTAGCAACAACTTCGTCGGCGACATGGAACAGACGTGGAAAGGCAACCGGAAACGCGGCCTGCCAGACCCCAGCGagggggtgatggtggacTATGTCCTTCCTGATCCCAATGCAGGCAAGAAGGGCTTCATGCGACCGCATGACGCTCTCTTGAAcgccaagaagaggaaaggaggaTTGTCGGGGGCCAGCACGGAAGCACTATCGGAAGACGCTCTGGTCTTGGGCAACGAGCGCTTCGCTGTTCCGGAGATCTTGTTCACTCCCAGCGACATTGGCATGAAGCAGGCCGGCATTCCGGATATTATCATGCAAAGTCTTTCTGTCTTGCCTACCGGACTGCATCCCGCGTTTCTGGCCAACGTTTTGGTCGTCGGTGGCAATGCGCTACTCCCAGGATTTGTGGACAGACTGTAA